A window of Ovis canadensis isolate MfBH-ARS-UI-01 breed Bighorn chromosome X, ARS-UI_OviCan_v2, whole genome shotgun sequence contains these coding sequences:
- the DMRTC1B gene encoding doublesex- and mab-3-related transcription factor C1, translating into MDPNEMPAMPCYLPDSTTGLETRAPCGIELGPRRSIGRCARCHNHGITDQIKDEEHRCLFQACKCDKCVPFSEHYSILPAERDLKMEQGPYVRRRPTRGRIRSSGTTSPRAHSRAKKLGTRARVPNNLPRRSAARSSLGLFVSVLDSSTLEEATNNFSFEEVTQIPCPAQQAPEASNQASVSASSEWQRKLEAAEALLALRESS; encoded by the exons ATGGATCCCAATGAAATGCCTGCTATGCCCTGCTACCTCCCCGACTCCACCACTGGACTTGAGACCAGAGCCCCATGTGGGATTGAACTTGGCCCCAGAAGATCTATAGGTCGCTGTGCCCGCTGCCACAACCACGGCATCACTGACCAAATCAAGGACGAGGAGCACCGCTGCCTCTTCCAGGCCTGCAAGTGTGACAAGTGTGTTCCCTTCTC GGAACACTACAGCATCTTGCCTGCTGAACGTGACTTGAAGATGGAGCAGGGGCCATACGTAAGGAGGCGCCCGACTCGAGGACGGATACGGAGCAGCGGGACTACCTCTCCCAGAGCTCACAGCCGTGCCAAGAAGTTGGGCACTCGAGCAAGAGTCCCCA ACAATCTTCCAAGGCGCTCTGCTGCTCGGTCAAGTCTTGGACTCTTTGTCTCTGTCCTGGACTCCAGCACCCTTGAAGAAGCAACTAACAATTTCTCTTTTGAGGAAGTCACACAgatcccctgccctgcccagcag GCTCCCGAAGCTTCCAACCAGGCCTCGGTTTCTGCCTCCTCAGAGTGGCAGCGAAAACTGGAAGCAGCCGAGGCTCTGCTGGCTCTGAGAGAATCTTCCTAG